The Kiloniellales bacterium genome contains the following window.
GTAGGTCAGCTCGAGCGACACGGGATCGCAGTCGATGCCGCCGACCTGCTGGAAGTAGGTGAACTGGGTGACCTCCATGCCGTCGCACCAGACCTCCCAGCCGAGGCCCCAGGCGCCGAGGGTTGGGCTCTCCCAGTCGTCCTCGACGAAGCGGATGTCGTGCGCCATGAGGTCGATGCCGAGCGCCTCCAGCGAGCCCAGGTAGAGCGCCTGGCTGTCCGGCGGCGACGGCTTCCAGATCACCTGGAACTGGTAATAGTGCTGCAGGCGGTTGGGGTTCTCGCCGTAGCGGCCGTCGGTCGGCCGGCGCGACGGCTGGACATAGGCCGCCTTCCAGGGCTGCGGGCCGAGCGACCTCAAGGTGGTCGCTGGGTGGAAGGTACCCGCGCCGACCTCCAGGTCGTAGGGCTGCAGGATGACGCAGCCCTTGCTCGCCCAATAGTCCTGAAGCTTGAGAATCAGGCGCTGGAAGCAGCTCTCCGGATCGGCGCGCAAGGCGCGCCGGCGCGACGCGGCGGATTTTCCGGGTGGCATGGGGGCCGGGTCTTTGTTGCACTGCGAAAAACCGGGGGAGAGTAGCCTCGCCCCCCGGGGGAATCAAGCGCAGGCGGCTTACTCCGCGAGCCCGACGAACTCCAGCATCAGCTCGGAGATGACCCGGTTGCGGCCCTCGGCCTTGGCGCGATAGAGCGCCTGGTCCGCCCGGCGGACGAAGCTCTCCAGGGTTTCGCCGAGGCGGTACTTGGCGGCGCCGACCGACATGGTGACGATCCCGTAGCTCTCGCCGGTCTTGCGGTTCTTCAGTTTGCGCGAAGACAGCTTCTGACGGATCTGGTTGGCCACCGTGAGGGCGTTGTCCAGGCTCGTGCTCGGCAGAACGACCACGAACTCCTCGCCGCCGTAACGCGCCGGCGTGTCGCGGCCCTTGACGCCGTCCTTGAGGATGCGGGCCACGGCTTTGAGCACCTCGTCGCCGATCAGGTGACCGAAGGTATCGTTGAACTTCTTGAAGTGATCGATGTCGAGCAGCAGGAGCGAAAGATCCGAGCCGTCTTCCTGGGCCTTGGCCGCTTCCTCGCGCAGGGTCAGGTCGAAATACTTGCGGTTGGCTATTCCGGTCAGCGCGTCGGTCATCGCCTCGCGGCGCACCTCCTCGAGGTGCTGGCGCAGGTCGGTGATCTCCTGCGAGGATTCACCGAGCCGGCTCTCGAGCGCCTGGTTCTTCTCCAGGATGTTGCGCGTATCGTTCAGGATGCCCTTGACCAGTTCGGCCATGTCGCCGCCGTCGCCGGACTGCGCCAGGTCCTTCGAGAAGCCCGCGAGCTTTTCACCGTAGCGGCCCTGGTCCTTGCCCGCCTCGTCGAGATGGTTGAGGATCTCGCCGATCATGGACTGCAGGCGGCTGGTGGTTTCCCGAAGCTCACCGCTCTCCTTGTCGAAGCCGATGAAC
Protein-coding sequences here:
- a CDS encoding glycine--tRNA ligase subunit alpha encodes the protein MPPGKSAASRRRALRADPESCFQRLILKLQDYWASKGCVILQPYDLEVGAGTFHPATTLRSLGPQPWKAAYVQPSRRPTDGRYGENPNRLQHYYQFQVIWKPSPPDSQALYLGSLEALGIDLMAHDIRFVEDDWESPTLGAWGLGWEVWCDGMEVTQFTYFQQVGGIDCDPVSLELTYGLERLAMYVQGVENVYDLDWDGVPKEEGGKTYGDVFLQSEQEFSAYNFEVATTETVMAHFKDAEAECAKLLKAERPLALPAYDQCMKASHLFNLLDARGVISVTERQAYIGRVRDLAKSCCEAWLASQAGSAS
- a CDS encoding GGDEF domain-containing protein, with amino-acid sequence MQYIESLEQAAEYAESALKHMRQHDVVQNPNNFAVWYGYFAGRDPAMNRALDIVLSNKAQLTPERCEEIYEQFIGFDKESGELRETTSRLQSMIGEILNHLDEAGKDQGRYGEKLAGFSKDLAQSGDGGDMAELVKGILNDTRNILEKNQALESRLGESSQEITDLRQHLEEVRREAMTDALTGIANRKYFDLTLREEAAKAQEDGSDLSLLLLDIDHFKKFNDTFGHLIGDEVLKAVARILKDGVKGRDTPARYGGEEFVVVLPSTSLDNALTVANQIRQKLSSRKLKNRKTGESYGIVTMSVGAAKYRLGETLESFVRRADQALYRAKAEGRNRVISELMLEFVGLAE